One stretch of Miscanthus floridulus cultivar M001 chromosome 18, ASM1932011v1, whole genome shotgun sequence DNA includes these proteins:
- the LOC136522366 gene encoding CRIB domain-containing protein RIC10-like gives MAIAMKGIFRGLKIIAQIFTVQREHEIEIGYPTDVRHVSHVGLGASDSCPSWMNEFRGVEEVTAGGRGASIVSSAAQSRHTSWASLDFFEQPATGAAPPTEACADSSSGQDGAARGGGPATTKKAARPRKSSRAVSPGGSSSWRSTACDGHSCELHVPAGLQAA, from the exons ATGGCGATAGCGATGAAGGGAATATTCAGAGGTCTGAAGATCATCGCACAAATATTCA CAGTGCAGAGGGAGCATGAGATCGAGATCGGGTACCCTACAGACGTGAGGCATGTATCGCACGTAGGCCTGGGCGCCAGCGACTCCTGTCCGAGCTGG ATGAATGAATTcagaggagtagaggaggtgACAGCAGGAGGACGGGGAGCATCCATCGTAAGCTCTGCTGCGCAGTCCAGGCACACCTCCTGGGCTTCCCTAG ACTTTTTCGAGCAACCAGCGACAGGCGCGGCGCCGCCGACGGAGGCCTGCGCCGACAGCAGCTCGGGCCAGGACGGCGCCGCGAGAGGCGGCGGACCCGCGACCACGAAGAAGGCGGCGAGGCCGAGGAAATCCTCCCGGGCGGTATCGCCCGGCGGGTCGTCCTCGTGGCGGTCCACGGCGTGCGACGGCCACTCCTGCGAGCTGCACGTTCCCGCCGGCCTGCAAGCCGCCTGA